Genomic DNA from Niallia circulans:
TAAAGGAAAAGCAGCGCCTTATTATTTTGCGAGAAATTATTAAACATATAGACAATGACAAGACCTACAGCGAAAAGGCATTAAATGATATTTTGAAGCCAATTTATGAAGATTATGTTCTAATCCGCAGATTAATGATCGAGTACGGTTTTATCGACAGAAAAGATGACGGAAGCGAGTATTGGGTTAAAAAATAAATAAGCAGGTGAATGAAATGGACAGAAAAAAGGAATTGAAGCAGCTTTATAAGGAAACGCCGATTGAGGCAGGTATTTACCTTATTAAAAATACTGTAAACGGCAAGCTGTTTGTCGGCAGCACCCGGAATCTCAAAACATTAAATGGGGTGAAATTCAGCTTGGAAAACGGTGGGCACATGAACAAAGAGCTCATTGCAGAGTGGAAGCAGTTTGGAAAGGACATATTCACTTTTGAGGTATTGGAGGTTTTAAAGAAAAAGGACGATCCTTATTTTAATGAAAAAGAAGAATTAGGAAAGCTTGAGGAAAAGTGGCTCGAGGAGCTGCAGCCATTTGGTGAACGAGGCTATAATTAAGAAGGATAGGTATCAAATCTATCCTTCTTAATGTTGCGATAGTATGTAGGGAACAGAATGTTGTACTGGCAATGCTCCCCGCTGTTCCGCAGTCATAAATAGATATTGCTCTGCTGCTTGAACATCCATCCAAGTAATTGCGTCGATTTCATCAGGCTGCTGAATCTCCATTTTTCCACCGATGATGTTGCCGTTAAAGGTGAAAAAGACTGTATGATGGCCTCTGTCTGGAAAGAATTTCTCTGTTATGGTGGTGATGCCACAAGTCTCTATTTCTAATCCTGTTTCTTCCTTCACCTCACGGATTGCTGCAGCGGCAAGTGTTTCGCCCTGTTCAACCGCCCCTCCAGGCAGTGTCCAATAGGAACCATTACTGCCAATGTTTCGAACCATAACAATACGCTTCTTCTCTTCATCAAACAGCTGCACATACACAACATCGACTCGCTTCATTTATAAAAACCTCCTTAACTAATTTATTATCACTCTTTCAGATTACGATACATACGGCAAAAGAGAAAGGTGGAATGATACAATATATGGTAACGGAGCTGTTGTATTTGTCCCCAGAAATATCTATCAAACGATAGGAGCATTTTTTGTACTTTGTTTCTATCACATTAATCCTTCGTTTGCTGCCCTTAGTGGAGAGCTTTATTGCTAATATTCTCGCTAAAATAATAATTGGACTGCTGCTCGTTTTTATTATTTTGCAAGTATTAGCTAGAAATCAAAACTGGACGATAAAGCTCAAAGCATGGTGTGAAAGGTATAAAATCAGCTTGCCAGTTTTATATATTGTTTATATTGGCATCTATTTTGTAATTAGTGTCTTTATTTAAACGATAGTCAGGAAGGGAAAAACGGAAAAAAGCAGAATCAAATAAGAGAGATGAAAAAAGGAGTGACAGGAATGAAACCAGCAATTACCGATTACCCAGAGTACTATCAAAATTACGTTAGTCTAGTGCCTAAAGGAGATATTATTCAAATCATAGAAAGTCAGCTTGAGGAAACAAAGAGTCTACTTGCCGGCATAACCAAAGAGCAGGCTGACTTTCGATATGCGGAAGGGAAATGGAGTGTTTTAGAGGTTGTCGGCCATGTGATGGATACGGAAAGAATTATGAACTATCGCATTTTACGAATGGCAAGAGGCGATCAAACACCGCTTTCCGGGTATGATGATGAAATGTATGTGGAAGCGTCCCTCTTTTCAAGCAGAACAATTGCAGACCTTTTGGCAGAATGGACGATTGTGAGAGCTGCAACTGTTGCCTTGCTTAAAGGGTTACCTAAGGATGCTTGGGAAAGAACAGGATTTGCCAATAATGGTGAATTTACCGTCAACTCTATCGCCTATATTATTGCAGGCCATGAGCGCCACCATGCAGGGCTATTGAAGTCGAGATATTTGCTTGAAGCTTAAATAATGGGTTATTGAAACAGCACAGGGACTGGAGTCAATTCAGTCCTTTTTTAATTTCTAAATCGAAGCTGCCGATGATTGCCATAGAAATATTCCGCTTTTGTGATGGATGTGGACATAATAAAATAAAAGGAGCAAGAGAAGGAGGTTTTTATAATGAAGGCATTATGCTTTATGCAATTTGGACCGAAGGAAGTGTTAAAGCTGATGGAGGTGCCAGATCCAATCGTCCAAG
This window encodes:
- a CDS encoding NUDIX hydrolase, translated to MKRVDVVYVQLFDEEKKRIVMVRNIGSNGSYWTLPGGAVEQGETLAAAAIREVKEETGLEIETCGITTITEKFFPDRGHHTVFFTFNGNIIGGKMEIQQPDEIDAITWMDVQAAEQYLFMTAEQRGALPVQHSVPYILSQH
- a CDS encoding DinB family protein yields the protein MKPAITDYPEYYQNYVSLVPKGDIIQIIESQLEETKSLLAGITKEQADFRYAEGKWSVLEVVGHVMDTERIMNYRILRMARGDQTPLSGYDDEMYVEASLFSSRTIADLLAEWTIVRAATVALLKGLPKDAWERTGFANNGEFTVNSIAYIIAGHERHHAGLLKSRYLLEA
- a CDS encoding GIY-YIG nuclease family protein, which produces MDRKKELKQLYKETPIEAGIYLIKNTVNGKLFVGSTRNLKTLNGVKFSLENGGHMNKELIAEWKQFGKDIFTFEVLEVLKKKDDPYFNEKEELGKLEEKWLEELQPFGERGYN